From the Bombus pascuorum chromosome 7, iyBomPasc1.1, whole genome shotgun sequence genome, one window contains:
- the LOC132909076 gene encoding uncharacterized protein LOC132909076: MYTTKIINGTPNIRIPYNVYSNMQCTQDDASIMKSYVATWCPVCDKRVSNRGKDTSGLLAHIRKSHPKRSNQYLIQETGESKVTPKQTSASKCIDTTDSNTRKTEQRKIYATRVDTWKSHDEKKLCPRCQKEAIPTLHARGDKLTTSHIGALCLLGCWPLCFVPLIMKRSKKVRMICPLCGYMYGSFQYNNTGLAPCKTDSEDSQARLSSPPRSFRLYAAKQKHKN; this comes from the exons atgtatacgaCAAAAATAATCAACGGTACACCTAATATCAGAATTCCCTATAATGTGTACTCAAATATGCAGTGTACCCAAGACGACGCATCCATAATGAAG TCGTACGTGGCTACGTGGTGTCCTGTGTGTGACAAACGAGTAAGCAACAGAGGAAAAGACACGAGCGGGCTCCTTGCGCATATTCGTAAATCTCATCCGAAACGTTCTaatcaatatttaattcaG gaAACAGGGGAATCAAAAGTGACACCTAAACAAACATCAGCTTCGAAGTGTATCGATACCACGGATTCCAATACTAGGAAGACCGAACAGCGAAAAATTTATGCCACTCGTG TGGACACGTGGAAGTCGCACGACGAGAAGAAGCTTTGCCCTCGATGCCAAAAGGAAGCAATACCGACCCTTCATGCTCGGGGAGACAAGTTGACGACCTCGCATATTGGAGCCTTATGTCTTTTAGG GTGTTGGCCACTCTGCTTCGTACCACTGATAATGAAACGCTCGAAGAAGGTTCGCATGATCTGCCCTCTGTGTGGATACATGTACGGCAGCTTTCAGTATAATAATACCGGGTTAGCACCATGCAAAACAGATTCTGAAGACTCGCAAGCACGACTTTCATCTCCGCCGAGAAGCTTTCGTTTGTACGCGGCGAAACAGAAACACAAAAATTGA